In Penaeus monodon isolate SGIC_2016 unplaced genomic scaffold, NSTDA_Pmon_1 PmonScaffold_11428, whole genome shotgun sequence, the DNA window CTTCTGGAAATCACGAGCCTCATCAAAATTTTCGCCTTGAGCAATACTGGTACAGCAAACCCTAATGGATCATATATGGAAGCAATTTGTGTGGTAAGAGCATACTGATCAGGTGGTCTATTGTCATCCAAATCCCTCCATAaaaatctgtgtgtatgttcatcCATTGGGCTGAGCTTGACAGTATGATACATCTTAGCTATGTCGCCTGCTATAGCTATATTATTCTGTCTAAACCTAAACAAAACTCCCAGTAAGCTGTTCAGGATATCTGGCCCCTTTGCCCAGAAATCATTTAACTTCTGCCCCATGTATGACGCAGAAGAGTTGAAGACAATGCGTATTGGAGTTGAGTTGGATTCTGGTTTCAATACttcatgatgatgaatataatgaactGGACCCTTGTATTCTTGTATCTCTTCCTTATTTAATTTCCTCGCCACTCCTCTATCAatcatatcttctatctctctctgataCTTCATGGCATATTCATTGCCAAGTTTCTTCAATCTATTCTCTGTTGTTTTTAATCTAGCATTAGCTactttaatattatctttcaaATGCATTGGATCCCTTAGCCATGGATACTTTACTAGCCAGCATTTTTGTTCCTCATTATATAACAATCCTTCCTCAATCAATGCtagttctctttcttcctttaaacTTATGCAATTAGGTTCAGGACATCCTCGACACATACACTTTATACACTGTGGCTTACATTTTGTTCCCATTTCCTCCATGGCAAAGAATTTGTCCAATTTAGTCTTTAAGCTATCTGTTGACTCTATGTTAATCTGCTTCAAATCTACGAGTCTAGACAGTTTATGAGTTCTTACAATATATGATTGCTGCTGTTTGGATCCATTGGTAATCTTGTCATGTCTACCTCGAATGCTGAACCCGAATTGATTTTCCAGTAACTGAATACCCTCATTGTGTTCAACAACCTTTGGCAGTATTTCACAACAATCTGTGCCGATGAGCATATCAATTTCCCCATATGGGAGATCCACTTCTAAGTTCGAGATTCTTATAAAAAGTTCAGGTAATCTGGACAAATCAATCCTTTTAACTTTGGAAGATATTTCATTCATCCCAACAGCATCCACATTCCAAATTTTACCATTCTTATCAGTTAATGGTACACAGTATGTTTTACTTGATTGATATTCAATTGTGTTGCCTACCTTGACCAGAGATAAATTAACATCCTTCCCACTCAAACCTAACTTCTTGGCCATCCTATGAGTAATTAAAGAAGTATCTGAACCTGGATCCCACAATACAGTGACGGGCAGATTTTTACTATGCACCGTACTAATATTCAACAAAGCTTTGCCTCTCTTCTCCATTACTGCATTGTGAGAACTGCTTTCTATTCTGTCTTGATGCAAAGTGGATGATGATTCCGATTACATGGTCCTTGGCCTTCAATGACTACATCACACAATTTGCCTACTTTACACCCACGTGCTGAATGATATCCATTTAAACACCTAAACATATACCGTTCTTCTTAATCATGTCAAATCTTTCTTTGCTATTACAGCCCTTGAACTTGAAACAATTTGTTATCTCATGACTCTCTGAATTGTGTATAAACAACGTATACTTATATTGTTCTCCTTGCATTTAATACCCTTTATCACTTCATTCAAAATTTACAATGCATGACTCAAATTCTCTATTCTTGCTCTGCTGTTCTTCATTCAATTTTCTTATCAGCTTAACCAACTCTGACTCCGAATTGTTTTCGACCACATTTTCAACATGATGTACTGTTGCTCTACTATCACTAGTACTAGTTCTTACATTTGAATTCATGTATTCCAaaaccttcctttctttctgcaaGAAACCTAATAGCGCAGAAAACAATTCCCCAGTTTACCGAGATATCACTTGCTTTAATTACCCATTCTCTTTTTTGGAGTGAAGGCAGAATTTTCTCAATATGGCTAACAACAAATTTGCTGTATTTAGTTCATCAGATagatttaccccttttttaaaactaaccAACATTGTTCAACCTGATCAACCATTTTAACAAACCCTTTAGTATCACCATCTGATATCTTCCTCAGAGATTTGAGATCACTTATCACCAAGTCTACAATTTTTCTTGGGTTACCAAATTTGTCATCCAACCGCTTAAACATTTCATCATAATTACCCTCCGAGCCCTTTATTGTCTGGAGTGCCTCCCCACCTAAACACATTTTGAGTGCGTATGGATCAGCACCATATTCACTTTGAACCAAGTTCTTATAATCCTCTTTAAATGTAGGATACTCTCTTAAATTACCTTCAAACTTGGGAGGTTCAAATCTCTTTACCTTAACCTTTGGTTTGTCTGTtgccttcttctcattatttgtcatgaatATCTTAGCACACAATTCATTCTTTAATCTTtcactatctaaaatatattgttcagcctcttttcccaggtttttatcttctaatttatcctcattatcagatATAAATTGTATCAGTTCATCATTCTTACACTCTAAACACTTAAATGCCTCTATTACTTCCTCATAATTAGTCTTCAACACTAATACATCATCACCTCTGTCTATTCCTTCTTTACATAAAGTTACCTTCCTGGTGAACTTTTCCCTTTAAACAGTTCCCCTCTGTTTCTTGAGGGCGTTGAGGTCCCCTTGCACACCCATGGCGTTGAAGTTGAAATGTACTGGGAGATCAAGGAAAAGCCATCAGCTGCAACAGTCTTTTATTGGAGCAaagtttcaacctgaaatatGATATTCAGGTAATACAATTGGCATTTTAATCATTCAAAATTACACATAAATgttctgaataactaaataaatctcCTATTTtgtcaaaagaaatatacatgcattaatgaatattaatgcaaCAAATAAATCCAAGTATACAATGAACTGATTATCTCACAATACTAAACTAATGTAAGGAATGCACTACACATATCGTGC includes these proteins:
- the LOC119568899 gene encoding uncharacterized protein LOC119568899 encodes the protein MEKRGKALLNISTVHSKNLPVTVLWDPGSDTSLITHRMAKKLGLSGKDVNLSLVKVGNTIEYQSSKTYCVPLTDKNGKIWNVDAVGMNEISSKVKRIDLSRLPELFIRISNLEVDLPYGEIDMLIGTDCCEILPKVVEHNEGIQLLENQFGFSIRGRHDKITNGSKQQQSYIVRTHKLSRLVDLKQINIESTDSLKTKLDKFFAMEEMGTKCKPQCIKCMCRGCPEPNCISLKEERELALIEEGLLYNEEQKCWLVKYPWLRDPMHLKDNIKVANARLKTTENRLKKLGNEYAMKYQREIEDMIDRGVARKLNKEEIQEYKGPVHYIHHHEVLKPESNSTPIRIVFNSSASYMGQKLNDFWAKGPDILNSLLGVLFRFRQNNIAIAGDIAKMYHTVKLSPMDEHTHRFLWRDLDDNRPPDQYALTTQIASIYDPLGFAVPVLLKAKILMRLVISRSESKDGGIKWDDPLDISMVKE